Genomic segment of Murdochiella vaginalis:
GCCGCTCGAATGCACTATGCATCGAGCGGTTTTTTTCTGTTCTTATTTTCCGAAGGCTTCTAAGCAGCTTGGCTCAAAAGTCCTCAACTCCACACTATTCTCTGCCCCTCTTTTTCAACGTCGCATAGGCTGCGATGCTTACGATACCCATGCCGCATAATGCCATTAGAAGTGTGATTTCTCCCGTTTTAGGTGCCTTGTTATTCTTTGCTTTATGCGTTTTCTTTGCGCTTTCATTCGTGGGCGAGACAGACGATTCAACCGGATTTTCCGAAAAACCCGGTTGTTCGGAAACGTCCGAAGAACTGGTCGCATTTTCGCTGTTGTCTGAAGGTTTCCACGGTCTAAATGTTTTTTCCGTATTGGTCACGATAAATCCGTCTTCGACGGTTCCCGTTATCGATACCATGAACCGCTTTCCATTGAGGCGGATTTGGTCATTTTCATTCACGCCGACTTCCTGAACGGAATAGGTGTAGGCTTTCCCCACTGCATCCGTTCGCTCCATGGATGGGAATTTCCCCATCCAGTTTTCTTCCGCTTTTAGTGTGAGCGTTTTGCCCGGCATGGGAACTCCATTTTGCAGCAGCTGCACGATCACTTCTTGAACCGGCGGCTTGACCATATCTTTACCATGACTATCCTTCCAGAACTTGGTGACCGGAATTTCCACTCCCTTATCAAGAATGGCGGCATTAAAAACAGCGTGCTTCATCAGGGGATTAAGGGTCTTCTCTGCTGTGGTTCCCACATTGTCGTTGATTGTCTTGACGTCGTTATCTTGTGTTTGTTTGTCCATAAACACATCACTGTTCCGCTTGATAAAGCGAACCGAATATTCTCCTCTTCGATAGACCTTAAAAGTGTACTTGCCGTTTGCATCCGTCTGTACACGATACGGTTGATCGTTTTCGTCAAGGGCCACATCGCCGGTTTTCTTGTCTATCAGCTCGACGGTACGATTGGCTACACCGTTCTCGTCTTTATCACGCAGGCCATTCTCGTTGTTATCATCGAAGACAATCCAGGAAACCTGATAGGTCGAAAACGTAACGTTCACCTTGTTGGCTTCCGCATAAAGTATGTTATCCGTAGACAGCGCACAAGTGTTAACCGTTAAAGCGCCGTCCGAAAGAGATGGGTTCATAGGAAGGAGAGCGGGTACAAGGACATTGAGCTCTGTTCTTGCAGGAATCTTTTCTCCTTTTTTCAATTGAAGGCAAAAGCTCTTGATATCGGAGGCCATCTTTCCCTGATTCAACACCTCTTCTTTCGTAAACCACTCCCCATCTCGCACACTCTCTAAATTTTCTCCTTGTTCAGCGAGTTGATAGGTTACAGCAAATTTCTTCATCGCTTCGCTATTCTCCGGGAGATCCTCCAAAAAGCCTGCAAGTTGAATCGGATATTCCGAATCTCGAGCAGGATATTGTCCATCTTTATCCGCAGCAATACTATGATCTCCAATATAGGGCAACACATCCAATGCCGAAGCCGAAAAGCAATCAGCATACGTATTATTAAAAATTTTGATATTGTAGAAGAATGCTTGGCCCATATCCACCGTAGCAAAGGTAGTTAAGCTCTGCGGATCAATTCCTGCCTGTTTAGTGACCAGCAATTCAGACGGTGGAATATAGTCAATCGTCGACCTTTGGGACATAAATTGCTCTTGGGTATCGCCATCCTCGTCCAGATCCAAAACATCCGTATAGCCCATTGCCGGAAGTTGTGGCTTAATCACATCATTGTTTTCATAGATGAGATAATAGTCCACAGTATTCATTCCGTTTTTTGCATACGGCGTGGCCGTAACCGTCGGCATCAACATCAGTGAACCGGAACTTACCACGCCCTCTTTTTTCGGATAAAAATCAGGAATGGAATATAGAAGAGCCTCTCTTCCGGTGTTTTTATAATTTGCAATTACCGTCGGTTCCCCGATGTTCTTACTGGCATAGTCCGCTAAACTCGTCTTATTTCCATAATGGAATTCCGGAGGAAGAAGAACAAGAATCTTGGTATTTTTAATGGGTTTGTCGATCCAGGGGCCCCAGTTCGCACCGAAAATGTCATAATTGGCTGACACATTAACCGGTAAGTTGACGTTGCTTCCTTGCACGTTATACGTTAACACCCTATTTTTTGCGCCATAAAACGACATAATCGGCTGAATCGGGCCTAAATACGTATAACCCCATTGCCTATTGTCCCTTGCTATCGGCTTTATCATCGGTTCTCCAGAAGGAGTATTATACACCGAACCACTACCTGTATATTGGTTCCAGTCCGCATAGGTTCCATTTTTGAAATATTCCCGCTCTTTCTGCGTGGGAAACGCTTGGGTGTAAAATTCAAGTAACGCATTGTCTAGGGTAATCGGTTGATCAAATTTCAGATTCAGCTGATAATACTCTCCTGCACGGTCATCAATGGTAACCGTTTCTTGATACTTCACATTCTTTGCCAACACCACTTCGGTGCCATCGCGTTTGACGCCATAGAGCGTGTTCGGCGTTTTGGTAAAGGAGGTCATTAAATCTTCCACTCTTTGCTTCTGTTGGTCTTCGCTATACGTAACGCCCGGCCAGCCAACAAAAGCAATGCGTTGCAAGGTAAATGACTTATAATACAGACGGTTGTCCTTTCCTTCATCATCCAGAAGAATATCGCGTATACACGTAATCGTTGATGCCTGTCCTCCTTCAGGATTCATCATCGTCGATCCGTTATTCCGATTATATACTTTTAACGTATAGGTCATCCCAAGATCGGTCATATCCCGCCCGCTACGATCATAAATACGATCGTTAACAATGGTATAATGTCCTTCCGTTAAAAAATAAGGAAAAGGGTCATTTTGTTTGCCCGTGAGATTGTCTTTGAAAACTATGAGATCCCCCGTAGACTTGAACTCGATGGGATGAAAGATAAACCGAGTGGATGACTCCGGTAGCTGTCTATTCTCCTCTCCTGCATTGACTACACACGTCATCGTCACTTCATATTCTTTATTAAAGGCCATGCTTTTTGCGAGAAAAGGAACATCAAAAGTGATGCCGGAGAGATTATTTCGCCATGCCCATGCTCCCCCTGCCTCGGGATTATTCACTTGGAAGGTTAGACGTTTGTTCGCTTTATCGAAAGAAGGATTAACGTAATACGCAATCTTTTCCATGGATGCGATATCCGGTTCCAATCCCTCGGGAAGAGACATCGTAAAGGAAAGATTCTTCGCTTTTTCTAATACATATTTCCCCGAATACTTCGTATGATCAATCGTTGCCGAAGCGACAAGAGAAAAGGGAAAACCTTGCTCACTCGTTGTCTTTTCCCCTTCATTACGCTGCACGTTATAGTGATATAGCGTTTTGTCTTGACTCGCATCAAGACGCCCATCTCTTGCCCACAACCATGTTCCATCATACTTTGCGAGGACTTTGCGCGCTTTATACGTTTGTGTTGCAGAATATAACGATGAACATAAAAGGGCATTCTCTAGAGAGGTTTTTGGATCGTCATTTTCCGGATCGGTAACGTTAGAAGCGTCAAGAATGGATGCTTTGACCGTAACGGTGTCGCCGTCATTCGCACTTTCTTTAAAGGAAAAAGGAAACGGAAACGTAAAACGGCTACCACCGGTGAATTCTGTAAACTTATAGAGGATATACCAGTTGTCTTCATCTTCGATGAAAAGAGACTGATAGGCGTTTTTTGAATCGATCTTCATCGGTTTTTCAATCGACTTCTTTTTTGGCACCTGAATCATGGCCCACGGATTATTTATCTTTTCCCCTGAGCCGGAAACCGTGATATCCATAGCAGCTTTAATCGATTCCCCAACATCGAATTTCGTCTGGTCATCAAGCGTATCCTGATCCGTAACGTGAACAACACGCAAAATGACCTTTAATGGAGAACCCGCTTCCTTTCTGGTTATTTCCACACCGGAGCCAGGCTCACCGGTCTTCGTTAATACGTTTCCTTCTTCTGCTACAGTCTTTCCCTCAAAGGGCAGATTTTGCGGTTTCGGATTATCCGCTAACACCCCTCCACCAATTGAAAAAATGGCCTGCAAAAAGAAAACCAAGGAAAGAAAAATAGACAAAAGACGTTGGCGATGACGTTTCATTTCTTACTCCTTTAAAATACACAGCAAATTCTTAGAAATACTCACGATTAGGATAACATACCTTACTAAAATTATCTCCTATCATTGGATAAGAGGACCGTCGCATATATAAAAGAATTTCTTCGAGGATCTACAACACTGTCTCTCTACAGCAGCATAAAAAGAATATGGGCCGCAACGCCCGCACACAATCCGCCGATGGTATGGCTTAAAATCGAGCGACCGGTTAAGTCTTTGCAGCCGAGGGCTTCCATCATCGCGACGTGCGTGGAAAGATAGCCCGACCAGCACATGCAAATCGCGGTGAAGACAGCAATGTCATTTCCGCTGACTGCGCCAACCTGCGCCATGTTCTTGACCACGCCGATGGCGGCGCCGCTGGAGCCCAGCGCCGTGATGGGGACAGCGATGCCTTCCGCACTGGTAAAACCAAAGAGCGGACGAAGCACAAACGAGAGTTTCTGTCCAATCCAAGGCAGAACGGGAACGCCTTCCCCTGCTGCCCCGGTGTAGACGCCGCCGGCTCCCGGACCGTTCGTAAGCAGAAGGACAATCGTGCAAATGCCAAGGACGCCGGGAATGATGGCCATACCCATGTCCACCCCTCGTTTTCCACCATCTAAGAGCGCCTCGATGAATCGCTGTCCAACGCTTCCCGGACGCACGATGCGCATGGTCGAGGGCAGCTTGTCCTGCACGGCAAAGCCTTCTTGCGCATGAATACCATACTTCTTTTTGGTTGCACGCAGCATCAGTCGTACACTGACGACACTGCCGACAACCGCACCGAGATTTCCGATGAACGCAGCTTTTAAGGCTCCTTCCACGGGAAGCGCCATCATGGTGGTCGTGGTAATCAATCCCATACCGAATGCCGTGCCGAGATTCGTCAAGGCCGGCTTTTGATAATTCTTAAAATAGCGAATAAAGTTTTCTTCCGTCGCTAACGTTAAAATGGCCGGATTGTCAGATAAGTAGCAGTTCATGACGCCTAGGGACGCCGCACCGGGCAAATCGTAGATGGGCTTCATGATGAGCGAAAGCACTTTGTTGACCAACGCGATAAGGCCAAATTCCGAAAACAGACCGGACACCGCGCCGGCCATTACAGAAATAGCCATAATATAGAAGCAGGTGTGCATCAAGCTTTCATAGGCCGTATTCATGAGCGTCATCAACATATTCGTTGCGCCCATGACCTTCCCCATGCCGATGAAAAAGCCAAAGAAACAGATGAGAAATAAAACGCTTTCCAGTCCAAAAATCTTTTTTAATCGATGTTCGCCGCCCACCCTCAACCCTCCTTACTTATGTATAGACACGCTATAAAAATTATAGCAAATCTGCCACGGGATGGAAGATCTATAAACGGTAATGGGTACAATGATGGAGAATTCTTTCACGATTCGGTACCGGTTTTGCTCTTTTTGTCGTATGTTTACAAATCCGGAGGAGGCTTCTATGGACTACCTGTTGCTACTCTATTTTTTCGTCTATGCATCCATCGGGTGGATGATGGAAGTCGGTTATAATGCCGTTCATTCCGGGCGATTTATTAACGCCGGGATGCTCAGCGGTCCATGGTGTCCCATCTATGGCTTCGGAGCCTGCGCGGTCATTTTGTTTCTCTCGGATATTGCCCGTACCAATAAACTATGGCTGTTTTTCGGCTCCATGCTGATCGCCTCCGCGATCGAGCTGGTAACCGGATTTGTACTGGAGAAACTGCTGCATCGCAAATGGTGGGATTATTCCTATCGACGCCTGAATCTCGGCGGCTACATCTGTTTGGAATATTCCCTCCTCTGGGGCATGTGTTGCTTTGTGCTGTATGAGGCCGTGCATCCTCTTCTACGCCGTTTAATCCGCTTGTTGCCGGTGAAGCTCGCATGGGCCATCACGGCGGTTTTACTTCTGTTGCTTCTCGTCGATGTGGTGAACATGGTCGCCACCCTGTTTGGACTCAATAAAAAGTGGAAGCATACGGCAAAATTCAGCCGGGATATGCGAAAAGTATCCGATCAAATTGGCGAGCGCGTGTATGTGCGTACGCGGGATCTGGAAGAAAAACGCCAAGAGCTTCACGAAAGCGAAGCGGTCAAACGCATCGAAAAACGCCGCGAAAAACTTCTGGATCGCTGGCTGGCGTTCAGTCAGAAGCGGATGCTTAACGCCTTTCCCTATCTTACGTCGGAAAACGAAGACGAAAAGAAAAACAAAGAAGGAGAATAATTATGCATTATCTCTTAGTTGATATCGGCTCTACGTTTACTAAGGGCAGCCTCGTAGATACCAAAGAATGCCGCATTATCGGCCACGGCAAAGCCATTACCACTATTGAAACCAGCGTCATGCAAGGCATTCGGGAAATGCTTTTGGATCTTGAACAAGATGCTCATCAGCGTGGGCACCGCCTTGTGTTCATAGACGGTAAGTGCTGGGATCGTGCCCTTCTTTGCTCTTCTGCGGCCGGCGGTCTGAAAATGATCGCTGTCGGTTTAGGGCGACACCTTACCGCCGAAGCGGCCGCGCGGTCCGCCTTAGGCGCCGGCGCACGCATTTTGAAAACCTACGCATTGGAACTTTCCGAAGACGATTTGTGCGAAATCGAGCGCCTGCGACCGGATATTCTGCTGCTTTCCGGCGGAACCAACCATGGCAACCGCCGAAGTCTTGTGGAGCATGCACGAAAGCTTGCCACACTTTCGATTCGCTTTCCGATCGTGATTGCCGGAAATACGGAAGTTGCGGAAGAAGCGGCTGACATTCTTTCCGATTTTGACGTGACCATCACCGATAACGTGATGCCGCAGGTGAACGTGTTGAATGCCGATCCGGCGCGTCGTGAAATTCGACGTCTTTTCATGGAGCGCATCACCCACGCCAAGGGGCTGGACGAAGTGGGCGCAACCATCGGGCCGGTATTGACCCCTACGCCAGATGCCGTTTTGCAAGCGGCACGCCTGCTTTCCCTCGGAACAGCAAACCGCAAAGGCATGGGCGATTTGCTTCTTGTGGATATCGGCGGCGCAACGACGGACATCCACTCTGTCGGCGATGGCAAGCCCAAGGGGGCGAAGATTACCATCGATGGCAAAGAAAGTGAATTACGCGTAGAAGGCTTGCAGGAGCCGCTGGACAAGCGCACCGTCGAAGGAGATCTCGGTATGCGCTATTCGGCCTGGAGTCTGTATGAAAGCGTGGGAAAAGAAGCGCTCGAAGCGCTATATCCTGCCGACTATGCCAAGGAATGCGCTATGCGGGCAAAAGAAATCAAGTGGATTCCGAAAACGCCGGAAGATTTTGCCGTGGATCGCGCGTTGGCCCGTTCCTGCGCACAGATGGCGCTCTCTCGCCACGTCGGCACACTTCGCCGCGATTATGAGAAGGGGCGCTACATCTACTATCTCAGTGGCAAAGACCTATCCTCTTTCTCCACCATCATTGGCACGGGCGGCGTCTTGGTGCATCAAGATCAGCCGGCGTATATTTTGCGTCCCGATACGCACCTGCTCTATCCGCAACAACCGAAGCTCTATCTGGATCGAGCGTACATCCTTTCGGCCATGGGGCTCCTGGCCGGTGAAGAAGCGGATGTGGCGTTTGATCTTCTGTCCGCTTCGCTCGCGAAACTCTAAAAAAAGCTGACTGTCCGTTTTTTCGACAGCCGGCTTTTCTTATCCATGATGCCCGGAGACTCTTATCGGTTCCCTTCCGCTTCACTTTCCTGTAAATAGGTGCGTTCAAAATGATCCCGATTCGGATCCAGCAGCAACAACGCCTCATGCAGATACTCTTCTTTTGGGCGGTCGCAAATCGCAATGAAGCGAGCGGCCTCGGGCTTCTTTTCGGTTTCTTTCAACAAACGATACGTCGCATAGTAGGCCGTGCCTTGTGCGCGCGGATCATTCATCTTTTGTGAAAATTCGAGCGCCTGTTGCAAGGACGTTACCGCCTTATCCGTGTCGCCTTCCTTCCAGGCAATCAAGGCCATGTAGGCATCCAGCACCGGGCGTTTCCAGAAGGAATCGAATTTGCCATACAGCGGATAGGCAACGGAAAACGCGGCTTCGGCCTCTTCGTAGCGCTCCAGCGCGAATAGAGCCTTCCCTTTATTGATGTAGAAGACAGACATGGCGGAAAGGGCGTTTTTATCGTGCGAAAGCGTGATGGCCTCTTCAAATTCCTGCAACGCCTCTTCGTAGTGCGCCTCGTGAAAGCGAATTTCACCGATATAATTGTGTGCCGCTGCGATGTTGATAGCATAGCGCCGGGCGACTTCGGGTGTAACCGTAAAGGTTTGAATGGATTCATTCAGCAGCTGCTCCGCCATCATGTGGTGACCTGTCATGATATTGTAGAGTCCCTTTAGGCGCAGCAAAATGCCAATTTCCTTGTGATAGTTGCACTGCACTGCCAAATGCAGTGCGCCTTCAATATACGAAAGCATTTCTTCGGCCTGGTTGGTTTGAATGTTATAGAAAATAAACTGCTTATACCCTTCGAGTTCATAGTCCTTGTCGTTGAGCGTTTTTGCCTTACCGACGGCCTCGCGCATATCTTTGAGGCCTTCCGCATAGGCGCCGTCCCGAATGAGATAGCGGCCCTTCATGTAATAAAACTGCATTTCCAGACGCGTCAAATCTGCGCTCGCCGTATTAGCCCGCAAGGCATGAAATTTTTCTTCCAGCGTACTGAACATGTTTTGCAGGCGCTCACGAGAAATATATGCTTCCTCGCCGGCATCCGCCTCTTGAATGCTTAAAATCGGAAAGAGTTCATGTGAGAAATTCAAATAGTAGTTGAGCATTTCCAACTCAAACTGGATGCTTTTCAACGGTTCCTCGGCACTTGTATAGTGGTAAACCAGTTTGGAATAGAGATAGAGCGAAGGCTTAACCTTGAGGGAATCTTCCAAAATCTGTGCAATACGCTTATGAATCACGCGACACTTGGAGTGCGGCTGCATCATATAAATATATTCGCGCAGCTTAACATGCGTAAAGCGAATGCCGATGTCACTTTCATGCGCCCGCTCGGTCAAAATATTAATATGTTCCAAATGCTCAATCAAGCCGATAATATCGGAGTCGCTTCGTCCCATGAGATTCATCAAGACGGACAGTGGCGCTTCGTCATAGAAAAAGCTGACCAGATCCAATATATCGCGTTCCGGTTTGGATAAATACGCAAAACGGGCGCGCAACGCATCTTTCATCTTTTCCGTCATCAACGAATCGGTTTCGGAGGTCGTCAACAGCTGCACGTATTCCGTCAAAAAGAAGGGATTGCCTTCCGTTTCCTGATAAATTTTTTCCATAATTTCCGGCGAAACCGGCTTTTTCAACGCTTCCTTAATAAACGCAAAGGATTGTTCCCGATCGAAGCGCTTGAGACAGATGGTCTCTACCAGGTGATAATTGTTCAGCGTTGCCAAGGCATCGTCTAATGTCCGACTGATCTCCGGACGCGCCGTAAACAGGAAAATAGCATGCTTTTCCATGCGCAACATGACGGAGGTCAGCAAACGTACCGACACATCGTCGAGCCACTGAATGTCTTCCAATACAATAATGAGAGGATGGGATTGCGCAATCTTTCGCATTCCTTCCAGGAAAATTTGTGTCAATAAATCAAAATTGAGCCCCTTGCTGACTTCCGGAAAAAACAATTCCTTGGTTGCGGATTCCAGAGGAGGAAAAAGTTGTTTCATGGTGCTGTCCCAATAGGTGGGAAGGGAAATGCCCAGACGCTTGAGCACCTCACCCATGCGTTCAATGAGCACTGCAAAGGGACGCAGCGCGTACTCCTGCTCTGCATTATAACAGTACGCCTGCAAAATAACAGCGCCGTCCCCCACCTCTTCCAGGGTTTTGCGCAACAGCGCGCTCTTTCCGATGCCGGCCTCTCCTTTGATAAGCTGGGATTTCGCCTGATGTTTTGGCAAAAGATGCAAATTCTTCTGTAGCAATGCGCGCTCCTGAAAGCGGCCATAAAAAAATTCTTCATGCGAATTGACGTGTCGATCGCTTACGTCGATCTGATTTACCGCCTCTTCATAAATTGTTCTGGTTTCGACATCGGGGCTGACGCCAAGCTCGTCGCGCAACAGTTTTTTAAGATTGTAATAGGTTTCAATGACTTTGCCGGTTCGCCCGGTTTTGGCATAATAGCGCATAAGAAGGCGCACACTGCGTTCGTCGTATTCATCCATATCGATCAAGGTATGGATGGATTTTTCGACGTATTCATTTTGCCCCTCTTCAATTTCCTTTTCCAGCTGCTGATAGGCATGGGCGATGTACTTTTCTTCGTAAAACCCACGCATACGCGTCACCCAAAAATCGTATTGTTCCGAGTCCTTCACATAAAACCCCTGCAGAAAAGGCCCCTCGTAAAGTGTCAAATTGGCTTTCGGATCTTCGGCAAATTGCGTGGCATCACAAACGATGCCGAGCGAGCGATTCAATTCGAGCAACAGTTTTTTCGGGGAGAGGATAAAATCTTCTCCGATGCATCGTTTTGCCTGATAGATGGCATTACGTAAATTTTTCTTCGCAATCGCTTCGTCCTCATCCGGCCAAAGCAAGCCAGCAATTTCGGTTCGGGTGATGGTCTCATTGACCGCCAAATAATAAATCATGGCATTGATTTTGTTGTAAGGAAAAAAGATCCGTTCGCCATCCCTCTCAACATGGGGCACGCCGAACAACTTGATGCGTATGGTCATGAGGCCCTCCTCTCTATGCTGTTACGCCGTTTCTTCTCCTATTATACTATACGTCAAAATATCGTCCACGATTTGACGGAAAAGAAGACAATGTTTTCCCCTTTTCCCGCAAAAAGGAGAAAAGAAAATGTTTTATGCGGGTGCATTATTTTATTACCTTTGGACGCTGAACGGATACACTGACTTCGACAAGCCTGTAAAGGCTTATTTGCCAAGCCATAGACCGCACGCAACACCGTCTTTCGTTTGACAAGGGCGGAAAAACGGTTCCCGTGTCGGTCCGCCACAGCCAAAAAGCCATTCTCCCGATTTCTGAATGGCAGGAGGAAATAACCAGGTAACATGGAGTAACAATAAGGAGGAAACATGGAAAAAGTTATTTTGAATGGTTCGGATTTGACGCTGGATCAGCTGGTTGCCGTTGCGCGCAATCATGCGACGGTCGAATTGGCCCCCGAAACGGTTGACGCCGTAAAAAAATCCCGCGGCATCGTCGAAAAGATTGTGGAAGAAGAGCGTGTAGTTTACGGTATCACGACCGGCTTCGGCTCCCTGCACAATGTTCACATCTCCAAGAAGGACTGCGTACAGTTACAGGAAAACTTGATTCGTACCCATGCCGTCGGCGATGGCGCTCCGCTTCATGAAGACGAAGTTCGTGCCGTTATGCTGATTCGTGTCAACTCCTTAGTCAAAGGCGTTTCCGGTGTTCGTCTGATCACCGTCCAGACGCTGATTGATATGCTTAATAAAAATGTTGTTCCGCACATTCCGGAAAAAGGATCCTTGGGCGCCAGCGGCGACTTGGCTCCGCTTTCCCATATGGTATTGCCGATGCTGGGCCTCGGCCGTGCGTTCTATGAAGGCAACCTCATGAGCGGCAAAGAAGCCATGGCGAAAGCCGGCATCGAAACCATCCATCTGGAAGCCAAAGAAGGCTTGGCGCTCAACAACGGCACCACCGTTCTGACCGCTGTCGGCGCTCTTGCCACCTACGATGCGATGCAGCTCTTGAAGCTTTCGGATATTGCCGGTGCCCTTTCTCTCGAAGCCCATCGCGGCATCATCGACGCCTTCTACGAGAAACTGCATGCCATTCGTCCGCATGCCGGCTGCATTGCGACTGCAAAGAACATTCGCAACCTGACCGAAGGCTCGACCTACCTGACCCATACTGCCGAATTGCGCACGCAGGATGCCTACACGCTCCGTTGCATGCCGCAGATTCACGGTGCAAGCAAAGACACCATCAACTACGTGGCAT
This window contains:
- the hutH gene encoding histidine ammonia-lyase; translation: MEKVILNGSDLTLDQLVAVARNHATVELAPETVDAVKKSRGIVEKIVEEERVVYGITTGFGSLHNVHISKKDCVQLQENLIRTHAVGDGAPLHEDEVRAVMLIRVNSLVKGVSGVRLITVQTLIDMLNKNVVPHIPEKGSLGASGDLAPLSHMVLPMLGLGRAFYEGNLMSGKEAMAKAGIETIHLEAKEGLALNNGTTVLTAVGALATYDAMQLLKLSDIAGALSLEAHRGIIDAFYEKLHAIRPHAGCIATAKNIRNLTEGSTYLTHTAELRTQDAYTLRCMPQIHGASKDTINYVASKVAIELNAATDNPIVISDTEIISGGNFHGEPMAQPFDFLGIGAAEIGNVSERRIERLVNHQLSDFPSFLVKHPGLNSGFMITQYSAASLASENKVLAHPASVDSIPSCENQEDFVSMGTIAARKARDIVRNSLRCVATEMLAAVQAIDFRKEMTDGKLGVGTQAAYDAVREKLNFIADDHEVEMYDELEKITALLLDGSLLKAVEEKVTLDLQ
- the glmL gene encoding methylaspartate mutase accessory protein GlmL, whose product is MHYLLVDIGSTFTKGSLVDTKECRIIGHGKAITTIETSVMQGIREMLLDLEQDAHQRGHRLVFIDGKCWDRALLCSSAAGGLKMIAVGLGRHLTAEAAARSALGAGARILKTYALELSEDDLCEIERLRPDILLLSGGTNHGNRRSLVEHARKLATLSIRFPIVIAGNTEVAEEAADILSDFDVTITDNVMPQVNVLNADPARREIRRLFMERITHAKGLDEVGATIGPVLTPTPDAVLQAARLLSLGTANRKGMGDLLLVDIGGATTDIHSVGDGKPKGAKITIDGKESELRVEGLQEPLDKRTVEGDLGMRYSAWSLYESVGKEALEALYPADYAKECAMRAKEIKWIPKTPEDFAVDRALARSCAQMALSRHVGTLRRDYEKGRYIYYLSGKDLSSFSTIIGTGGVLVHQDQPAYILRPDTHLLYPQQPKLYLDRAYILSAMGLLAGEEADVAFDLLSASLAKL
- a CDS encoding putative ABC transporter permease, yielding MDYLLLLYFFVYASIGWMMEVGYNAVHSGRFINAGMLSGPWCPIYGFGACAVILFLSDIARTNKLWLFFGSMLIASAIELVTGFVLEKLLHRKWWDYSYRRLNLGGYICLEYSLLWGMCCFVLYEAVHPLLRRLIRLLPVKLAWAITAVLLLLLLVDVVNMVATLFGLNKKWKHTAKFSRDMRKVSDQIGERVYVRTRDLEEKRQELHESEAVKRIEKRREKLLDRWLAFSQKRMLNAFPYLTSENEDEKKNKEGE
- a CDS encoding Cna B-type domain-containing protein encodes the protein MKRHRQRLLSIFLSLVFFLQAIFSIGGGVLADNPKPQNLPFEGKTVAEEGNVLTKTGEPGSGVEITRKEAGSPLKVILRVVHVTDQDTLDDQTKFDVGESIKAAMDITVSGSGEKINNPWAMIQVPKKKSIEKPMKIDSKNAYQSLFIEDEDNWYILYKFTEFTGGSRFTFPFPFSFKESANDGDTVTVKASILDASNVTDPENDDPKTSLENALLCSSLYSATQTYKARKVLAKYDGTWLWARDGRLDASQDKTLYHYNVQRNEGEKTTSEQGFPFSLVASATIDHTKYSGKYVLEKAKNLSFTMSLPEGLEPDIASMEKIAYYVNPSFDKANKRLTFQVNNPEAGGAWAWRNNLSGITFDVPFLAKSMAFNKEYEVTMTCVVNAGEENRQLPESSTRFIFHPIEFKSTGDLIVFKDNLTGKQNDPFPYFLTEGHYTIVNDRIYDRSGRDMTDLGMTYTLKVYNRNNGSTMMNPEGGQASTITCIRDILLDDEGKDNRLYYKSFTLQRIAFVGWPGVTYSEDQQKQRVEDLMTSFTKTPNTLYGVKRDGTEVVLAKNVKYQETVTIDDRAGEYYQLNLKFDQPITLDNALLEFYTQAFPTQKEREYFKNGTYADWNQYTGSGSVYNTPSGEPMIKPIARDNRQWGYTYLGPIQPIMSFYGAKNRVLTYNVQGSNVNLPVNVSANYDIFGANWGPWIDKPIKNTKILVLLPPEFHYGNKTSLADYASKNIGEPTVIANYKNTGREALLYSIPDFYPKKEGVVSSGSLMLMPTVTATPYAKNGMNTVDYYLIYENNDVIKPQLPAMGYTDVLDLDEDGDTQEQFMSQRSTIDYIPPSELLVTKQAGIDPQSLTTFATVDMGQAFFYNIKIFNNTYADCFSASALDVLPYIGDHSIAADKDGQYPARDSEYPIQLAGFLEDLPENSEAMKKFAVTYQLAEQGENLESVRDGEWFTKEEVLNQGKMASDIKSFCLQLKKGEKIPARTELNVLVPALLPMNPSLSDGALTVNTCALSTDNILYAEANKVNVTFSTYQVSWIVFDDNNENGLRDKDENGVANRTVELIDKKTGDVALDENDQPYRVQTDANGKYTFKVYRRGEYSVRFIKRNSDVFMDKQTQDNDVKTINDNVGTTAEKTLNPLMKHAVFNAAILDKGVEIPVTKFWKDSHGKDMVKPPVQEVIVQLLQNGVPMPGKTLTLKAEENWMGKFPSMERTDAVGKAYTYSVQEVGVNENDQIRLNGKRFMVSITGTVEDGFIVTNTEKTFRPWKPSDNSENATSSSDVSEQPGFSENPVESSVSPTNESAKKTHKAKNNKAPKTGEITLLMALCGMGIVSIAAYATLKKRGRE
- a CDS encoding AAA family ATPase; translated protein: MTIRIKLFGVPHVERDGERIFFPYNKINAMIYYLAVNETITRTEIAGLLWPDEDEAIAKKNLRNAIYQAKRCIGEDFILSPKKLLLELNRSLGIVCDATQFAEDPKANLTLYEGPFLQGFYVKDSEQYDFWVTRMRGFYEEKYIAHAYQQLEKEIEEGQNEYVEKSIHTLIDMDEYDERSVRLLMRYYAKTGRTGKVIETYYNLKKLLRDELGVSPDVETRTIYEEAVNQIDVSDRHVNSHEEFFYGRFQERALLQKNLHLLPKHQAKSQLIKGEAGIGKSALLRKTLEEVGDGAVILQAYCYNAEQEYALRPFAVLIERMGEVLKRLGISLPTYWDSTMKQLFPPLESATKELFFPEVSKGLNFDLLTQIFLEGMRKIAQSHPLIIVLEDIQWLDDVSVRLLTSVMLRMEKHAIFLFTARPEISRTLDDALATLNNYHLVETICLKRFDREQSFAFIKEALKKPVSPEIMEKIYQETEGNPFFLTEYVQLLTTSETDSLMTEKMKDALRARFAYLSKPERDILDLVSFFYDEAPLSVLMNLMGRSDSDIIGLIEHLEHINILTERAHESDIGIRFTHVKLREYIYMMQPHSKCRVIHKRIAQILEDSLKVKPSLYLYSKLVYHYTSAEEPLKSIQFELEMLNYYLNFSHELFPILSIQEADAGEEAYISRERLQNMFSTLEEKFHALRANTASADLTRLEMQFYYMKGRYLIRDGAYAEGLKDMREAVGKAKTLNDKDYELEGYKQFIFYNIQTNQAEEMLSYIEGALHLAVQCNYHKEIGILLRLKGLYNIMTGHHMMAEQLLNESIQTFTVTPEVARRYAINIAAAHNYIGEIRFHEAHYEEALQEFEEAITLSHDKNALSAMSVFYINKGKALFALERYEEAEAAFSVAYPLYGKFDSFWKRPVLDAYMALIAWKEGDTDKAVTSLQQALEFSQKMNDPRAQGTAYYATYRLLKETEKKPEAARFIAICDRPKEEYLHEALLLLDPNRDHFERTYLQESEAEGNR